The following are encoded in a window of Francisella tularensis subsp. tularensis genomic DNA:
- a CDS encoding alpha/beta hydrolase, whose translation MFKNNNIMSFFIIIVLIITGIFLYIKNKANNQYQILPDNSGSSLTDTSWVKNKYLNIPYASSSNAQKLDIYLPNDKSFAKPYPVIIAIHGSAFLGGDKADYQLKPMLEGIKHGYAVVSVNYRLANEAKFPAQIQDIKAAIRFIKANANKYNLNPNAIAVWGDSAGANLAALAATSGNKITKLDDLSLGNKDYSANVQACVDWFGPTDFSKMDDQFRQSGLGKPIHSQNDSPESLYIGSNVANSPQKVKMANPETYISKDTPPFLIEHGSVDNVVPVQQSINFYKKLVKTIGKDKLELVIIDDAKHGGEKFESKSNLELVFKFLDKYLK comes from the coding sequence ATGTTTAAAAATAACAATATAATGAGTTTTTTTATAATAATCGTATTGATAATAACCGGAATATTTTTATATATAAAGAATAAAGCTAATAACCAATATCAAATACTTCCTGATAACAGTGGATCTAGCTTAACCGATACCTCTTGGGTTAAAAACAAATATCTAAATATACCTTATGCTTCATCATCAAATGCGCAAAAACTAGATATTTATTTACCTAATGATAAAAGTTTTGCTAAACCGTATCCTGTTATAATTGCTATACATGGTAGCGCATTCTTAGGTGGTGATAAGGCTGACTATCAACTAAAGCCTATGCTTGAGGGCATTAAACATGGTTATGCTGTAGTTTCAGTAAATTATCGCTTAGCTAACGAGGCAAAATTTCCAGCTCAAATCCAAGATATCAAAGCAGCTATTAGATTTATCAAAGCAAATGCTAATAAATACAATCTAAATCCAAATGCTATAGCTGTTTGGGGAGATTCTGCTGGGGCTAATTTAGCAGCTCTTGCTGCCACATCTGGGAACAAAATAACTAAGCTAGATGACTTAAGTTTAGGTAATAAAGATTATTCAGCAAATGTACAGGCTTGTGTTGACTGGTTTGGACCTACAGATTTTAGCAAAATGGATGATCAATTTAGACAGTCTGGCTTAGGTAAGCCAATTCATTCACAAAATGATTCACCTGAGAGCTTATATATCGGTAGTAATGTAGCTAATAGTCCTCAAAAAGTCAAAATGGCTAACCCAGAAACATATATAAGCAAAGATACTCCTCCTTTTCTTATAGAACATGGCAGTGTTGATAATGTCGTGCCTGTCCAACAAAGTATAAATTTCTATAAAAAATTAGTTAAGACGATAGGAAAGGACAAGCTTGAATTAGTAATTATTGATGATGCTAAACATGGTGGAGAAAAATTTGAAAGCAAAAGCAACTTAGAACTTGTATTTAAATTCCTTGATAAATATCTTAAATAA
- a CDS encoding cation diffusion facilitator family transporter: MSDNRYQITKKVTLVGMFINALLAISKTLIGVIGRSPALFADGIHSFSDLLSDFMVLFAAKYANKGEDHNHPYGHERLETLATLVLSGLLITIGFMIVYHSLVSLLGGEYVIPDKFTVYAAIFSIFGNEFIYQYTMRAANKIDSDLLRANAWHSRSDMWSSVVVLVGLFGAFWGFAWMDAIAAFIVCFMIVKMGVKWGYSAVAELIDEGVDDQTRQDIKAIIAKTQGVEDFHYLRTRKMAGKIVLDVHILVDKFSTASEGHYIAEIVKSNIYHNIDNIKDITVHVDVTNHESGVIKQENFEPSRAEILTKIKEFFAENNIDENVILDKKMSIYYFDDEILVDLYVKRSNDLKRLSDKLSKLSYRGYNICVTLYCNLANS; the protein is encoded by the coding sequence ATGTCAGATAACAGATATCAAATTACCAAGAAAGTTACTCTTGTTGGTATGTTTATAAACGCTTTGCTTGCTATATCTAAAACTCTAATAGGAGTAATAGGGCGTTCACCAGCATTATTTGCTGATGGTATACATTCATTTTCTGATCTTTTAAGTGATTTCATGGTTTTATTTGCAGCAAAATATGCAAATAAAGGCGAAGATCATAATCATCCGTATGGGCATGAGCGACTAGAAACTTTAGCAACGTTGGTATTATCAGGACTATTGATAACTATTGGTTTTATGATTGTTTATCATTCTCTTGTGAGCTTACTCGGTGGTGAGTATGTTATACCAGATAAGTTTACTGTCTATGCTGCTATTTTCTCGATTTTTGGTAATGAATTTATCTATCAATATACAATGCGAGCCGCAAATAAGATTGATTCTGATTTACTAAGAGCTAATGCTTGGCATAGCCGTTCTGATATGTGGTCTTCGGTAGTAGTATTAGTCGGCTTATTTGGAGCTTTTTGGGGCTTTGCTTGGATGGATGCTATTGCAGCGTTTATCGTCTGCTTTATGATTGTTAAAATGGGAGTTAAATGGGGATACTCTGCTGTTGCTGAGCTTATAGATGAAGGTGTTGATGATCAAACACGCCAAGATATTAAAGCAATAATTGCAAAAACTCAAGGTGTTGAAGATTTTCATTATCTTCGTACTAGAAAAATGGCGGGAAAAATTGTCCTAGATGTACATATTTTAGTAGATAAGTTTAGTACAGCATCAGAAGGACACTATATTGCAGAAATAGTCAAAAGTAATATTTATCATAACATTGATAATATAAAAGATATAACGGTACATGTAGATGTTACAAATCATGAAAGTGGGGTTATTAAGCAAGAGAATTTTGAACCATCTCGTGCTGAGATATTGACTAAAATAAAAGAGTTCTTTGCTGAAAATAACATTGATGAAAATGTTATTTTAGATAAGAAAATGTCAATATATTATTTTGATGATGAGATTTTGGTAGATCTATATGTCAAAAGATCTAACGATCTAAAAAGACTCTCAGATAAGTTGAGTAAACTTTCTTACAGGGGTTATAATATTTGTGTTACATTATATTGTAATCTAGCTAATAGCTAA
- the galU gene encoding UTP--glucose-1-phosphate uridylyltransferase GalU yields MKIRKAVFPVAGWGTRFLPATKSCPKEMLTVVDKPLIQYAVEEAIEAGCKEIIFVTSSNKKSLEDHFDRNFELEYSLEKKQKYELLDLVKNIIPKDVSFFFVRQPEALGLGHAVLCAKPLVGIEDFAVILPDDLIYNHDCGTGTLKQMVKAVEGTDIRGCIATQQVKREKTNSYGIVAKDNDNLIKAIVEKPAPEKAPSTNAVVGRYLLPNKIFRCLESTSEGAGGEIQLTDAIAKLLDQDEKILSYEFKGTRYDCGSKLGFLIANYEIALQHQELGHKFKEYLQNR; encoded by the coding sequence ATGAAAATAAGAAAAGCAGTTTTTCCTGTAGCTGGATGGGGCACTAGATTTTTACCAGCTACTAAATCATGTCCTAAAGAAATGCTAACAGTTGTTGATAAACCATTGATCCAATATGCTGTTGAAGAGGCTATAGAGGCAGGCTGTAAAGAGATAATATTTGTTACTAGCTCAAATAAAAAATCCCTAGAAGATCATTTTGATAGAAACTTTGAATTAGAATATTCGCTAGAAAAAAAACAAAAATATGAATTGTTAGATTTAGTAAAAAATATAATTCCTAAAGATGTAAGTTTTTTCTTTGTACGTCAGCCAGAGGCGCTAGGACTAGGGCATGCGGTTTTATGTGCAAAACCACTAGTTGGAATTGAGGATTTTGCAGTTATATTACCTGATGATTTAATTTACAATCATGATTGTGGTACTGGTACGCTAAAGCAAATGGTTAAGGCGGTAGAAGGTACTGATATTAGAGGTTGTATCGCAACTCAACAAGTCAAGAGAGAAAAAACAAATTCATATGGTATAGTTGCAAAAGATAATGATAATCTAATCAAAGCAATTGTTGAAAAGCCAGCACCAGAAAAAGCACCATCAACTAATGCAGTTGTGGGTAGATATTTATTACCAAATAAGATTTTTAGATGTTTAGAATCAACTTCAGAGGGCGCAGGTGGTGAGATTCAACTAACTGATGCTATCGCTAAATTATTAGATCAGGATGAGAAAATTTTGTCTTATGAATTTAAGGGTACTCGTTATGATTGTGGCAGTAAATTAGGTTTTTTAATTGCTAATTATGAGATAGCTTTACAGCATCAAGAGTTAGGACATAAATTCAAAGAATACCTTCAAAATAGATAG
- the rpsU gene encoding 30S ribosomal protein S21, which yields MPRIIVDPKKPFDISLRNFKRACEKAGIKQELRDRQHYVKPTQKRKIAKKAAISKAKKEARRSYSY from the coding sequence ATGCCAAGAATAATAGTTGACCCTAAAAAACCTTTTGATATTAGTCTAAGAAATTTCAAAAGGGCTTGTGAAAAAGCAGGTATCAAACAAGAACTTAGAGATAGACAGCATTACGTAAAACCAACACAGAAGAGAAAAATAGCTAAAAAAGCTGCTATTAGTAAGGCTAAAAAAGAAGCAAGAAGGTCTTATTCTTATTAG
- a CDS encoding DUF2797 domain-containing protein, giving the protein MNKTINLHKMKTSLDPANNARYELEDICLNDYIGQQLKLEFLDEINCVACGAKTKKSYSQGYCFMCMRRLPECDICIVKPELCHFAAGTCRDSSWGEENCMKTHIVYLANTGDIKVGITKLKNIPSRWIDQGASQAIPIFAVESRLISGLVEVAIKEHISDKTNWRKMLQGEPDNNIDFVTLRDQLIEKSSQKITEIRTKYGQNSVEPVEAEIQNINYPILKYPTKLKSFNLDKDRLIDAKLIGIKGQYLIFDSGVINIRKFSGYKCILSA; this is encoded by the coding sequence ATGAATAAAACTATAAATTTACATAAAATGAAAACTTCTCTAGATCCAGCAAATAATGCTCGCTACGAATTAGAAGATATTTGTCTAAATGATTATATTGGTCAGCAGCTAAAACTTGAATTTCTTGATGAAATTAATTGTGTCGCTTGTGGAGCCAAAACAAAAAAAAGCTACTCACAAGGGTATTGTTTTATGTGTATGCGAAGATTGCCTGAGTGTGATATATGTATCGTTAAGCCAGAGTTATGTCACTTTGCCGCAGGGACATGTAGAGATTCAAGCTGGGGCGAAGAAAATTGTATGAAAACTCATATAGTATATTTAGCAAATACTGGAGATATCAAAGTTGGTATTACTAAGCTAAAAAATATTCCATCACGTTGGATAGATCAGGGTGCTAGCCAGGCTATTCCAATTTTTGCTGTCGAAAGTAGGCTAATATCTGGTCTGGTTGAGGTCGCTATCAAAGAGCATATATCAGATAAAACAAATTGGCGTAAAATGCTCCAAGGTGAGCCTGATAATAATATTGATTTTGTGACTTTAAGAGATCAACTTATCGAAAAATCTAGCCAAAAAATAACTGAGATAAGAACCAAATATGGTCAAAATAGTGTTGAGCCAGTAGAAGCTGAGATACAAAATATAAATTATCCTATCCTTAAATATCCAACCAAATTAAAATCTTTCAATCTAGATAAAGATCGTCTAATTGATGCAAAACTCATTGGTATAAAAGGGCAATATCTAATTTTTGATAGTGGTGTGATAAATATCCGCAAGTTTAGTGGCTATAAGTGCATTTTATCTGCGTAG
- the epmB gene encoding EF-P beta-lysylation protein EpmB: MSTNDWKKVLKESFSSPLELLEFLEIDSEEAKVSLNIAKKFKMIVPRSFADRMQKGNINDPLLKQVLPTADEEVIDQAYSSDPLDEKNYNKVPGLLHKYHGRVLLIAQTSCAVHCRYCFRKEFDYKENIPGRKDWLQAFEYIANDQSIEEVILSGGDPLLNNDEILEFFIENIQRISHIKRLRIHSRIPVVLPERITTKLLKILSEHRLDTVLVIHVNHPNELDGNVSKVLKEIHKHGIIILNQSTLLKDINDDANVLYALSTKLINAKVIPYYIHSLDTVSGTKHYNVDNDKDIMKKLSEISSGFMVPVLTKEIPGYPSKKWLSFHS, encoded by the coding sequence ATGTCTACTAATGATTGGAAAAAAGTACTTAAAGAATCTTTCTCTTCACCTTTAGAATTATTAGAGTTTTTGGAAATAGATAGTGAAGAAGCCAAAGTTTCATTAAATATAGCCAAGAAGTTTAAAATGATAGTGCCTAGATCATTTGCTGATAGAATGCAAAAAGGTAATATCAACGATCCTTTGCTCAAACAAGTTTTGCCAACTGCCGATGAGGAAGTGATAGATCAAGCCTATAGTAGCGATCCACTTGATGAAAAAAACTATAATAAAGTTCCTGGGTTACTACACAAATATCATGGTAGAGTTCTGCTGATAGCACAAACAAGCTGTGCGGTGCATTGTCGCTATTGTTTTCGTAAAGAGTTTGACTATAAAGAAAATATCCCCGGTAGAAAAGATTGGTTGCAAGCCTTTGAATATATAGCAAATGACCAAAGTATCGAGGAAGTCATATTAAGTGGAGGAGATCCTCTCTTAAATAACGATGAAATATTAGAATTTTTTATAGAAAATATCCAGCGAATATCTCATATCAAAAGGCTTAGAATTCATTCAAGAATACCTGTAGTGCTACCAGAGCGAATCACTACTAAACTTTTGAAAATTCTTTCAGAGCATAGACTTGATACTGTATTAGTAATACATGTGAATCATCCAAATGAGCTAGATGGTAATGTTAGTAAAGTTTTAAAAGAAATACATAAACACGGCATAATTATCCTAAATCAAAGTACATTACTTAAAGATATAAATGATGATGCTAATGTATTATATGCTTTGAGTACAAAACTTATAAATGCAAAAGTAATTCCATACTATATACATTCACTAGATACTGTCTCAGGGACTAAACACTATAATGTTGATAATGATAAAGATATTATGAAAAAGCTTTCAGAAATTTCATCAGGATTTATGGTGCCTGTGTTGACCAAAGAAATTCCAGGATATCCATCGAAGAAATGGCTATCTTTTCATAGCTAA
- a CDS encoding cold-shock protein — protein sequence MRQGTVKFFNTSKGFGFIEPQDGGKDVFVHISAVENAGLSSLREGEKVSFEVEENRGKMAAVNIKSI from the coding sequence ATGAGACAAGGTACAGTTAAATTTTTTAATACATCTAAAGGATTCGGATTCATAGAGCCTCAAGATGGTGGTAAAGATGTATTCGTTCATATCAGTGCAGTTGAAAATGCTGGTTTAAGCTCTCTACGTGAAGGCGAAAAAGTAAGCTTTGAAGTTGAAGAAAACAGAGGCAAAATGGCTGCTGTTAATATAAAATCTATCTAA
- a CDS encoding HlyD family secretion protein gives MSNKNTKSIISIIIILFALFSLYAMWQYYLYSPWTRDGRIRAKIITIAPDVSNMYVSDNQKVKKGQLIFTIDDQRYAATLEGKEAELKHAMIEWQLAEKQYLRRIRLGRDDSISREELDDYAMQEKLRKADLEKAKAEAELAKINLDRTKIYAPADGTINNIDLRQGNYVVSSKPVMSLVKAGSFYVTGYFEETKLPHIKIGDKAKIILMSGGEPLYGHVISIGKAVADNNTDVNNQLLPKVQETYDWVRLSKRIPVDIALDKVPINTELVSGMNATVTIK, from the coding sequence ATGTCAAACAAAAATACTAAATCTATAATCAGTATAATAATTATTTTATTTGCTCTTTTTTCACTGTATGCAATGTGGCAATATTATCTTTATTCACCTTGGACAAGAGATGGTAGAATCCGCGCAAAAATTATCACAATAGCACCTGATGTATCAAATATGTACGTCAGTGATAACCAAAAAGTTAAAAAAGGACAGCTAATTTTCACAATAGATGACCAAAGATATGCTGCAACTCTAGAAGGTAAAGAAGCGGAATTAAAACATGCCATGATCGAATGGCAGCTTGCAGAAAAGCAGTATTTAAGAAGAATTAGACTAGGCAGAGATGACTCAATAAGTAGAGAAGAGCTAGATGATTATGCAATGCAAGAAAAACTAAGAAAAGCTGATCTTGAAAAAGCCAAAGCTGAAGCTGAATTAGCTAAGATTAACCTAGACAGAACAAAGATATATGCTCCTGCTGATGGAACTATCAACAACATTGACCTAAGACAAGGCAATTATGTAGTATCTTCTAAACCAGTAATGTCTTTAGTAAAAGCTGGCTCATTTTATGTCACCGGATATTTTGAGGAAACTAAACTACCGCATATTAAAATAGGTGACAAAGCCAAAATAATACTTATGAGTGGTGGAGAGCCATTATATGGACATGTGATAAGTATAGGTAAGGCAGTCGCTGATAATAATACTGATGTAAATAATCAACTTTTACCCAAAGTACAAGAAACCTATGACTGGGTAAGACTATCCAAAAGAATTCCTGTTGATATTGCTCTAGATAAAGTACCAATCAATACAGAACTTGTATCAGGAATGAATGCAACGGTAACTATAAAATGA
- a CDS encoding IclR family transcriptional regulator, which translates to MSEDKRIQVISRAVNVLKSIGSKPDGMSLGEIAKQIYLPRSTVQRIVAALEEEGFIKSEGAGKILLGPGIFKLISSSYADIISLTQDSLSKLSAKIQETVVITQPYDSDLLIVHRFIINRELQVLPRVGALIPIYNSSSGRAILALHTDDKIIEILGEQIPDDKELFEKIAKIRADGIEFDYGKVIKGIVSIGVAINTFLGTFGISILTPQHRFDKYKEFYVNELLKTKSKIIDEIGIK; encoded by the coding sequence ATGAGTGAAGACAAAAGAATTCAAGTAATAAGTAGAGCTGTTAATGTATTGAAAAGTATAGGTAGTAAACCAGATGGTATGAGTCTAGGTGAGATTGCTAAACAGATATATTTACCGCGCTCTACAGTACAAAGAATAGTAGCTGCTTTGGAAGAGGAAGGTTTTATAAAAAGCGAGGGAGCCGGAAAAATATTACTCGGTCCAGGAATCTTTAAGTTAATTTCTTCCAGCTACGCTGACATTATATCATTAACACAAGATTCATTAAGTAAACTTAGTGCAAAAATACAGGAGACAGTAGTAATAACTCAGCCTTATGATTCAGATCTGCTGATAGTACATAGATTTATTATAAATAGAGAATTGCAAGTACTTCCAAGGGTTGGTGCATTAATACCTATATATAACTCATCTTCTGGTAGAGCGATTCTAGCTTTACATACAGATGATAAAATTATTGAAATCTTAGGTGAGCAAATTCCTGATGACAAAGAACTATTTGAAAAAATTGCAAAAATAAGAGCTGATGGTATCGAATTTGACTATGGTAAAGTTATAAAAGGCATAGTTAGTATAGGTGTAGCAATAAATACTTTTTTAGGAACTTTTGGGATTTCGATACTTACACCACAGCATCGTTTTGATAAATACAAGGAGTTTTACGTTAATGAGTTATTAAAGACGAAGTCAAAAATTATAGATGAGATTGGGATTAAATAA